In Streptomyces sp. NBC_01231, the sequence CCCTACTCGGTGGTCTGCCAACTGGGCTACGAGGAGCTGAGCACCGCCGACGACCCGACGCGCGCCTACCGCCCGTTCACCGACGGAGCGTGCGGCTTCGTACCCGCCGAGGGCGGCGCCATGCTGGTCGTGGAGGCGGAGGCCTCGGCCCGGGAGCGGGGCGCGCGGGTGCGGGCCACCGTCGCCGGTCACGCGGCGACGTTCACCGGCGCCTCCCGTTGGGAGCAGTCCCGCGAAGGGCTCGCCCAGGCCATCCGCGGTGCCCTGGACGAGGCCGGCTGCGCCCCCGAGGAGATCGACGTGGTCTTCGCGGACGCGCTCGGCGTACCGGAGGCGGACCGTGCCGAGGCGCTGGCGATCGCCGACGCTCTCGGCGCGCACGGCGGGCGGGTGCCGGTCACCGCGCCGAAGACCGGCATCGGCCGCGGCTACTGCGCGGCGCCCGTGCTGGACGTCGCGGCGGCCGTGCTCGCCATGGAGCACGGCCTGATCCCCCCTACCCCCAACGTCTTCGACATCTGCCATGACCTCGACCTCGTGACCGGCCGAGCCCGTGTCGCCGAGGTGCGCACGGCGCTGGTCCTGAGCCGGGGCCTCATGGGGTCGAACTCGGCGTTGGTGCTGCGGCACGGCGCGGCCGCCGTCTCGCGATGAGGCGACCCGAAGCGACAAAGGAGAAGAACCGCATGAGTGAACACATCACCGTGGAAGAGCTGTCCGAGCTCATGAAGAAGTGCGCCGGGGTCACCGTCGCTCCGCAGGAGCTCCAGCAGCAGTACGAGGCAGGCTTCGACACCCTCGGCGTCGACTCGCTGGGCCTGCTCGGCATCGTGGGCGAGCTGGAGAACCGGTACGGCACGCCGATGCCGCCGGACGCGGAGCGCTGCAAGACGCCGAAGCAGTTCCTCGACCAGGTCAACGGTGCCCTGATGACGGCGGGAGCGTGACATGGCCGGACACACGCAGAACGAGATCACCATCGCCGCGCC encodes:
- a CDS encoding ketosynthase chain-length factor, with product MSEPHPRRAAVTGIGVVAPNGTSTESFWKSTQEGISVLDRITREGCEHLPLRVAGEVRDFEPSAVVEERYLVQTDRFTHFGMAAADLALEDARIGQADTGEAPFSVGVITAAGSGGGEFGQRELQQLWGKGPRFVGPYQSIAWFYAASTGQISIRRGFKGPCGVIASDEAGGLDAVAHAARAVRRGTDVIMAGATEAPLAPYSVVCQLGYEELSTADDPTRAYRPFTDGACGFVPAEGGAMLVVEAEASARERGARVRATVAGHAATFTGASRWEQSREGLAQAIRGALDEAGCAPEEIDVVFADALGVPEADRAEALAIADALGAHGGRVPVTAPKTGIGRGYCAAPVLDVAAAVLAMEHGLIPPTPNVFDICHDLDLVTGRARVAEVRTALVLSRGLMGSNSALVLRHGAAAVSR
- a CDS encoding acyl carrier protein, which encodes MSEHITVEELSELMKKCAGVTVAPQELQQQYEAGFDTLGVDSLGLLGIVGELENRYGTPMPPDAERCKTPKQFLDQVNGALMTAGA